CCCCTTTTCCTCTGATTGCTAAGTCCAGAGAACGAAATACAAGAGCTGCCTgcaccatccccccaccccacccaccttcTCCATGAAGGATGCCCAACTGCCCATCACTGAGGGCAACATGGAGAACCGGGGAAGAAGGAGAGATCAGGAGAGGGGCAGAATCCTTCCCTGAGGCCAGCTCCACCTCTGGGCTTTCTAGGGCAGGAGTCAACAAATCCCCTTTTTTGGTTTAAGCTATgataataattttttgttgtttgtttttttttttaaccaggaaCAGCTCAAAACATCTTccatccttctctccttccttccctccttccttccttcctcccttcttttggCTGTGGGAGTGGAGAAGGTAGGAGAAGGTAGGCGTGGGACATTCCAGGGTCCAAACAGATTGAGTTAAAAGCACAGGGATAGAAAACACGTGGTTTGGGAGAGCTGTTTTCCCGGAACTGCTGGGAAGGGATGAGCTCAGTGGCTAATAGAATCAGCCATGGCCAATCCCCCAGCAAGGCACGCTCTGCACGAAAGGCTGAAGCGCCCAGGTGACCCGAGGTCAGGATTACAGAGACAGGGTAGTGAGAGAGAGGCTTACGGAGTCAGGACACGCAGCCAGCACTGGGTGATGAGCACGGTACAGCCAGGGGTAGGAGGGGAGAGGAGATTTGGCCCCGCCCCCGAGGAAGGCTGGCCCCGCCTAGGATTTGGGGATGCTTCGCCAAGACCACCCCCGTATCACTGATGACTTACTGTTGTCGGACGAACTAAGGGTCAGAGCCAGGGATCAGTCGGGAAGGTTGGGGAGAGGGCTGGAGAAAGAGCACAAATTTCCCCAGGATCTGTGCGGCCCCCTTTTATGCCTCCCCCTTCGGCTCCCACTTGGTGGCACCTTCTTAATCTCCTTATCTCTAAGGCGCTCAGGGAAATGCCCCCTACAGAAGCCTTCTCAGAAATGCTGTCTTGGCCGTCCAGGAACCATGAGCCCTGCAACCCCGGTAAGGAAGAGGTCTCTGGGGCAAGAGGAAGGGACCTGGGGACTAGAGCTAGGCGGGCGCCCTTCCCAAAGAGAGGATGGGATGAGGAGTCTTAGGCCCTGATAGCCCCTATTTTCTGAAGAGTATTCTGTGTCTGCTCATAGGTGGAGGGCTGCAGGACTGTGATATTCAGGGAAATGATCCTGAAGGGGCAGACTACGGTGGGAGCTACAGAAAAGGTCTTCCTTCTCCAATTGGGTCCCCTCCAATCCATTTTCAACTATGCCCTGGAGGGACCTTTTCAATCCATAAATCAGACCGCTTCAGTTCTCATCCTGAAACTCCCACCCCCTTGCTCCAGCCCCTATGTCTTCAAGTCCAAGCTCTTGGATCTGCCTTCCAAGGCCTTCCTGTCATACCCTTACGACCCCTGCAATTTTATCACCTGCCTCTCCCCATGCCCTCCCCAATCCTGCATTCTGCTTTCCAAACACACTGAAATACTGGACACTCTTTTGAATGTGGGTCCCTTAGGTTCGACTTATTCTTCAAGACCCCTTTCagcttcctctgggaagccttctcgAATCTCTTGGACAAAATCATTCTCTTCTTCCCTACGTCACACCTCGTGCTCTAATTATGTGTTTACGTTACTCTCCTCTACCAGGCTGGAAGCTGggggtggaagggggaaggggtaTGTCAGATGCTCCTTCTTTACTCCCCTAGTGctcagtgcagtgcctggcacagactGACTATAGAGAAAACATGCCTAACAAAGACTGGCTTCTGTTTGTAACTTTACTGTTTTCTAGAAGGCGAGTtcccaggtttttaaaaaaatatttcatgataaaTTTTCACGAGTGAGCGAGTCTTCATAAAGCGATAAAGTCGCAGGTGCGGCCTCTCACCTGTGCTCCGGGGCAGCATAGGATAGCCACCCGGGAGAGAATGAACACtgcccagctcccagctcccagctcccagctccaGGGCGGCGGACTGGAAGTCCCGGCGTGCATCGGGTCGGAGCGGCGCTCCACGCCCCGCCCACGCCCTTGGGTGGGGCGGGTCCGGTAGGCGGGGCCCAGAAGCCTCTGAGGCCCCGGGTGCCGCCTGGGGAGTGGAATGCCCCGGGCTCTCTAGAGCGCACAAAGCGCAGGCGCAGCGGGTTGGGTGGCAGCTGCAACAAGTAGCGGTCGCAGTGGCAGCATCATCCGCAACAGGTGTAGAGAGGTGGGTGCATCAAGGGGGGCTGGAGAGGGAGTTTGCACCTGGCCTTCTTTTCTGAGTTGGGTCAGGACTTGGAGAGGGGAGGGAGCAACAGCAGAAGCACGGACAGGGCAGGGCCTTCAGCCCAGGTGTGTCAGCCCAGGTGCTACGCAGCAACAGGTGAGAGCAGATGGGGGCGGGGCAGAGACACCTTCCCGCAAGTAAATCGCACCTGGGTTCCAATCCAAGCTCCATCACATATATGGACAAGTCACTTACTGTCCCTTAGTTTGTCCATCTGTAAAATAACAGTAAAGATCTCTACCTTCTAACAAGGTTATAGCAGGTACAGAGTGAGGCAGTATCATTTAAGTGCAGTGGTTCCCACATTTGAATCACTCGGGGATCACCCGGGGATCTTTAAAGTCTACCAACTCTTAGCTCCCTCCCACAGACTTCTGAGTTAATTGGTATGGGGTGTGACCTGGATATCAggattttttaaagctttcacTAACAGAGCGGTCAGAAGCCAGGACTGCTGGGTGTGACTCAGGTCTCCATGGATTGCTAATCAAGTGGATCTGAACAAGTGATGGGATCTCTCCAGGCCccagtatcctcatctgtaaaatggaaataacaaggTTTTTCATTAGGCTTAAATAAGGTAATAGATGAAAGCATGAGAACAGTATCAGGCATGTAGTGTTCAATCTGTGATAGCTGCTGTTAAACTATTATTCCACGCACTTTGTGAATGATTCAGATGGAGTCCAAATGTGAGGGAGGCTTTTCTTATTATGGAAGCCCCCCTTGCATTACTATAATTCTAATATTCTTTGCAGTCAGCATTTCAAACTTCCAAGGTTTCTAACATTTTAAGAATTCCTCACTCCAGCCTCACAGACACTTGTACAAATCTGGAAACTGAGACAAGGGCCGGAGGGACAGGGAAAAGGGACTTGGTCAAGGTCATGGAGCTGAGCCTGAAAACCAGGCTCCTGatccccacacccaccccatcGCAATGGGTTGCTGCCCTGCTGACCCCACAGGGACAGTGCTGTCATTATCTGCTGGGGAGGAGACCAAGGCTGCCTTGCCCTTAGTTTGTTTACTAACCTTCCCTTGAATGTCTCCTCGGTGGCTTCCCAAGGGAGGGCGGGGCTGGGGGCTTCTCTCCAGGGAGCTGCTCTGGAGCTGCTGATGAGGCCTGTGTATCCTGTGGCTCCTCTGACAGATCCCGCCTGATTCTACCCTGGAAAGTCCTTTTGAAGAAATGGCCCTGGTGAGGGGCGGCTGGCTATGGAGACAGAGTAAGTGACCTGGGCCAAGCCCTGCCTGTCCAGCTTATCAGCCCCCAGCACCTTGCCCTGGGGCAGAGATGAGGGAAATGGTTTGTTGGGACTGCCACAGTGAACCCTTTTTCCAAGCAACCATGGCATTTTTATCCTGCCCTCCTTTATCTGTGTCCTTCCCTTAGCCTGGACTGTCCTTCCCATTCCTGACTGCTTGGTAAACTTGTCCCCTTTACTGAGAAGTCTTCTCCAACTCCGCCTCTAACTCCCACCCCACCTCTGCAGTACCTCCCTTCTCTAAGCTCCCTTGATGCCTCATGCATACCCCTGTGATAGCACTGATCTCCCTATAAAATAACTGTCTTCACCCATGggtctccccactcccccacatCGTACTGCCCCCAAACTATGAGCTCTTCAAAGGAGGCACTGGGTCTGACCTTCTGTATGTTCACAGCACCCTAGCCCAGGGCTGGACACAAAACAGcacagaacaaaatgaaaaatgcctCTGTTTAAAACTCTAAAAAGCTATCTTATCTCTCTATATTTTCCTGTTAAGATTTCCACTTGCAAAATGTCTGAGGCTAGGGCTCAGGCTTCCAGACCAACCTGGGACCAGAGTCATGATTTGAGCACAAGTTATTGCAGGGGCCCCTGGAACTAGGATCTTCCCTTCTCCCATAACCCCGTCAATTCTCAGTTTGGTTCAGTTCAGCAAACACTGATCACAGGTCCTGCTGTGAGCCACAGACCCAGAGAAATCACAGCCCATGGACCTCCAGTCAGGTGGAGGAGACACACTGCACAGATGTCACACAagtcagagaaaagaaataagtgGAGGCTTGTAGGTAGGAAGAGGTCTTTGCCCTTACAGAGATCTGGGACTTGGCCTTGGGTGCTTCCAAGGAGTAGGTTTGGTCACTCATTTACCACTGaacacatttattgagctcctgctATCTGTCCAGGTCCAATGGAGGCTATGGGGTGAGCAAGACAGAAAGAGCCCCTGCCCTCATTTTAGGGGGGAGATTGACAAGGAAGAGGTGGTCACAACACTGAGTTCCGGAGTGAGGGGATTCTAAGAGCACATCCGGGGCTCCTGCCCCCCAGCAGACTCTGAGATGAGCCCATCTGGTGGGTCTGGAATATCACACAGGCTCCATCCTCCGCCGCTGGAAGCGCAACTGGTTTGCCCTGTGGCTGGATGGGACCCTGGGCTACTACCATGATGAGACTGCGCAGGACGAGGAAGACCGTGTACTCATCCACTTCAATGTCCGCGACGTGAAGATCGGCAAAGAGTGCCACGGTGAGCAGAAGTTCTTCCTACCTGGCACCGAGTCTGAGAACACCTGTAATTGGAAGGCTCTTTGCAGTTTTCTTAGGGCTCCCCAGTCATTGGCTCACGGCCTCTGTCAACTCCAGTTCAGTTGGGTGTGAATTAAGAAACTGGTCCCTTATACACTATGCTGGTCGCAGAGGTGGGTCAGACAAAATTTCTGCCCTAGGAATTGgataaagatgaaatgaaataaagagactcagagaagttagaTGACTGGCCCAGAATCACGCCGAAAATCTCCCAACTCCTCAACCTAGCCTCAGTCCACAATTAAACTGGAAGATATTGCCTAGGGATGTGGATTGAAGAGTAGAGCAGAACCCCAAAGAAAGTGTATGGGATCAGAGGAGGGTGGCAATGGCAAGTCAATAGGATCCAGAGAAGTCAGTTCTTATTCTTGCCCCAGTTTCCTGTGCCCTGTTGAAATCTCACtatgtgtgtgtgcctgcagACGTGCAGCCTCCGGAGGGCCGTAGCCGAGATGGCCTGCTGACCGTGAACCTACGGGAGGGCAACCGCCTGCACCTGTGCGCCGAGACCCGGGATGATGCCTTGTGAGTCGATCCCAGGAGAGGATGAGGTGGGGTCTTGGGGACTGCGACCAGAAGCCCCCTCCTCAATGGGCCTTCTGGTTTTCCCTGAGGGTAGGAAGAAGGACAGACACCAATCAGCATGGTTGTCTCATAGGAGGTTGGGCAGAGTGGACTTGAATGGCTCGTGATGATTGGTAGCGTACATAGTAAACTCTTCACACAGTCTGTGATGAACTCAGGATTGCTGGGGGAGGGGTAAGCACATCTGCCTCAGGCGTGTGGTCACTGGTCACTCAGAATCAGATATTTAGCAGCCTCTGAGGTGAGCACTTGCCCCCCACTCCTTCCTGAGAAGATGACTGGGATCCTGCCCTGGTCAGAGGGGCGACAGGAGGAGACCAGACCTGCCTAACGGGAGACAGCCTGGCATATCCCAGGGGTAGGCAATGTCAGATGCAGATCCACACTGCAAGACTGGGTGTGTCTCAGGCGCCATCTACTCACATTCCTTCCCTTCCTACCCTCTGGCCTTGCACTGGAGAGTGAAAGGGATGGAGTGCGTGAGAGTGAAGGAAGCTGAGCTCCCGGCAGACAGAGCACAGAGCCTCCTTGTCCACCCTGACCAGATGCCATGGCAACCAACAAAGGCCCAATTGTCCAGTGTCCACTGGACCTTGCTGGGGCTCTTGGGTCAGAGCTTTGGGGAATTGTGTTTTTGCTTTGGGATGTGGAGGTGGGCTATAGCTAAAGAGCCCACCCAGGCATGTCACAATCTGAAGGCTCCTTAGACACCACCTAAGCCCAACTTCCCATTGTGTAGATGGGGAAACTGGAACCTCTAGAGGAGAAAAGACCATGGACTAGAATGAATTATGAGGCTCCAGCCTAATTTAGGGCTCTGTCCATGTAACTGAGGCAGGGGAGGGGTTCACCTTGGTCTACCCAATAGAGTCAAGGGAATCTTCCACTTCAAGAAGAATTGGGGCTAGAGGCTGGGATGAGATGGAAATCCTGATGTGTGGGGACGCAATTCCCCTTCCCTCAAACCCCTCCTCATGTCTGGGGGTGTTTGCTTTGCAGAGCATGGAAGACAGCACTGCTGGAGGCAAACTCAACCCCGGTGAGCCCCCCATGCCCCCTCATTCCTCCCCACCAGCATCTGCCATGGAATCATGGGTGACTCAGACTCGGTCTCTACCTGCCAGGAGTTCTCAATCTAGTATGGATAGACTTCTGCAGACTCAGATGCCCTGGATCCCAGGCGGGGAAGGATGGAGGACAGTCAGCCAGTGCTTGGAGGAGGCAAGGAGAGAAGTCTCCAAGAAGGCTTGCTGGAGGGGGTGGCATGTGTGCCATGTAAAAGAACTGCCTTTTATTGAGCAACTGTTATGTGCCAGGTGTGGTGCAGGTGTTATCCCAGCCACTCCTCACAACAGTCCTGTGAGGTTGGGATAATTGTTCCCTTTCTGCAGAGGATAAGACTGAGGTTCAATAATCCAcataagaaatatttactgagttcctactgtgtgtcaggtacTGTGCCAGGTGCCAGGGATCAGAGGTGATCCAAGGAGATGTAGGCCCTGACCTCCAGGACTCAACATAGAGGGGAGACAgatgtgaaacaactaattacacAGTTAATAATTTCATTGCAATGGTGGTAGCTGCTCTGACAGAGAAGTGCACTGTCCAACTGATGTGAGACCACCTTGGTGACCTCATCCAGGTGTGGGTTCAGACAAGACTAAATCTGGGACCtgaaagataaacagaaattgcCAGGGCAAAAGATGGAGGGTGGAATGAAGGGAActgctttccaggcagagggagcagcatgtGCAAAAGCCCTGAGAGGTTAAACCCTGGCACGTTGAGGAACAGAAGGAAGGCTGTGGTGGCTGGAGCACAGGGAGTGAAAGGACAGTGGGGTAGGAAGATTGTCAGGGCCAGGACTTATGGGGCCATGGTAAAGGtactggtttctgctgagagcaCTGGGAAGTCATTGAAAGTTTTTACATAGAAAAATGGCATGAGTGGAATagatgtgcattttttaaaaggcaatctGGCTGCTAGGTTGGGAATGGATCATAGGAGGTAAGAGTGGAGGCTGGAGGCCAGCTAGGAGGCTGGGTTGGTGTCCAGGTGACAGGCTGGAAGTCTACACTAATGCCTGGCTAGCAGAGACAGGGCTGATGAGGACAGGACATATTTAGGAGGTAAAGTCAACAGAGCTGAGTGACTGATTGAGGTTTGGTTTTGGGGAGCTGCCCAGAGCCCCGAGCTCAGTGGCACAGCATGGTGTCAACCCTCATCTGTCTAACTCCGGGTTCTGTGCTTGTTTCTTCTATCTGTGGCACGGTGGAGCCCCGTTTATCTGGAGGGAAAGTCTGTTTGGGAGACAGGGACGCCTTTAGGATCCCCACCCCCAGGTATCCACCTGCTGAGGGCCACACATTGTACTGAGCACATGGCATCAGTGACATCATTTAAGCTTCCAACAACTCTGGCAGGGGAAAGGACAGGGTTTCAtattattagtcccattttacagacaaagaatctgaggctcagagaggagaagCAACTTGTCCAATGTCTCAGAGTTTTAAGTTGATGAGATAATACAGGAAGAGCCTGTATTGGAACAGAAGCTAGTGAGATTCTAAGGAGGGCAGTATCTGCAGAGAGAACTGCACGAGCAGAGGTGGGAAAGTGatgcatgcacacatgtatgTGCATGCTGGCATGAATCTAAGGGCCAGAGTCTGGCTTGGCTGAAGGATGGTGCATGGTGGGAATGAAATGGGAGAGATGGCCTCTGAGGCCAGGTCATGAAGGGCCTTGAAGTCCAGTTGAAGGAAGTAAGGGTTGTGTGGAGCCACAAGGAGCATCAAGCAGCTGGTTGGGGGCTGTGATCAGATTTGTGGGGCAGACTCAGGCTTCCAGGAGCAAGCGGGCAGTGAGGAGGCTGGAGCAGTGCTCAGCAGCATGGAGGAACTCCAGGTTGGTCTAACCTGGCTGAGCCCCAGAGCCTCTTATGTAGAGCAGATCAGTCCCACCCAAGAAGGGCAGAAGCACGGAGGTGAGGGCGGACCGTTCTGTATGCCGTGACTCTATGAAGCTGCCTTGCCCCTTCTCTGCCTGCCCACCTTCCTGCTGCACTGCTGACCTTCCCTCTCTGCCCCCCCCACCCGCTCTTCTCCCTCCCACTGCTCCACACACACATCCCTCTGGCCCCAGGGCTTACTAGGACAGGCATGTGTTTGTGCCTCTGTGACTTTGTCCCATGTCTGCCTGTCTCTGTGTGTATGCACatctgtctctgggcttctggtgCCTGCATAGGAGTGACCTTCACTTTGTCCCTCCACCTCCTGAAAGCTTATACCCCACTCGGGGTGGAGGCTCCAGAAGGAGCCCCTGCCCCCAGCTGTGCCAGGGAACATAGTGCTTAGGGGCAAGgctggtggggtgggaggggaaatGAGAAGGGGGTCAGTGGGCAGGGGGTTGCAGATCGGAGCTGCCCTGTCCTCCTTGGAGACAGTGAGTCTCAGCTGCCTGCAACACGTGAAGGTGGGCTAATTCTGTAGAGAGACTCCTGGACCCTCATCTCTGTGACTTTGTCAAAGTAACCACCCCTCTCCAGGCCTCCCTGCATTACCGTGGGCTGAGTGGGAAGAGGACACCTCCTCTGTCCCAGCTGGCAGGGGGTGCTAGTAGAGTCTGTTGAGAGTTCTGAGTCTCTGTGTGGGGGGGGCCTCTGAcgcttccctccttcccccttctcGGGTCTCTGTGGCTTGAGCAGGCCCCAGCTGGAGCCACTGTCCCTCCCAGGAGCCGGCGGGTTTGCCCCAAGGTCAGGTGTGTGACCTGCTCGTGGAGCCCCTGTAAGGTTGAGAGGCGAATCTGGGTAAGTGCTGGCTCAGTCCTCCCTGCTTCCATACTGGCCACCAGGATGAGCCTCCAAAACAATGCCTGGTCACATCCCTTCCCTGCTCACAAATATTCCATGGCTCCCCATCACACGTGAGACACCAACACAGCCTGGCCTTCAAAGATCCTCATGATCTGTTGGACCAgcctctcctgcctcctccccctcctcccctgtgCTCCAGCCACTCTGCTCTACCCTCTGCCTCCTGCTGTACCAGACCCTTTCCCTTTTCccagcctttgcacatgctgttttctATGCCTAGAAGACCCTTAGTCTCCTTATTCACCTGAAAAACTGATGCTCATATTTTAAGACCCACCTAAAAGGCTGCATCCTCTTCAGTGAGGTCTTTTCAAACCTCTAGGCATTGTCACTGCCTCCCACACCCTGGTGGCACTaatgctctttcttcattttgccTGGTTTCAGAGTCAGTTCATCCTTGTCTGCTTTCCCATCAGACAAGGGCAAGGACGAGGTCTGATTCAGCTCTGCCCCATGGAGCTTGGCTCAGGGCTCAGCATAGAGCAGGTGCTCAATGAGTGCTCAGTGATGGGAACAACCTATTCTGACCCTCCTCATTCCTGGCAATGAGGGCCTGGCAAGAGTATTCAGGGAATGTTCACTGCATGAGTAagtgaagggaggaaggaagaaagtagcaaaaaaaaatctctgttatGGCATTTCTACAGCAGATTATAATTTAGTCCACATCTgtctctccccccccccacccctgaaTGTTTCTTGAGAGCAGGATTTGGGAATGAATCCTCTCTCTGTCCCCAGTGCTCAGGCTGACATGGGGTGGGTGGTAGGAAACCTGTGGTTCTGCAGTCAACTGTGAACTCCTTTTCtagcacagtggttctcaatgtgCCTTTGCATTAGACTCACGtagggaatttaaaaatatatacaaatgttcaGATCCTACCTCTCTAGATGCCCTGATTTCACAGGTCTGGGGTAGGACCTACAAAGTCTATAGTTTAAAAAATGTCTCCTGGTTATTCTGATGTGCAGAACCACTGAGCCCAGAACTACTTGGGCAACCCATTGCCTGGCTGTGGCCCTGCTGGGTAGTCACGGTGcctgggggtgggcagtgagaaaactgaaactcagagaggttacaTAACTTGACCAGGTCACTCAATTCATCAGTGATAGGATTGGGACTCCCAGCTGGCATTCTGAGCCATCCCTCACCCCCAAattaggatacacatttttctgaagtGGAGAATGCCTAAATACAGGATTTAAAAGGCTATAAACCTTAGTACACAACAGTGTTCTGAGGAAAGGTAGTCATTCGCATGTGAGCCCCTAACTGGCTGAAACTGTCCCTACCCACAAAAGGGGCTGGGCCTCTGAAGAGGGAAGGGTTCAGAGATGAAGCCCTCAGGTTCTGTCCCTGAGATCCCTGGGGCCTGCCAGTTACCAGGTGACCTACCTGCTTTTGCCTCTGGGCCTCCCAGGCCTGGAGGGTAGAAATAGATGCCCCAGAGGGACGTGAGGTGGTGTTTTCCACCCTCTCCAGAGTCTGGCAAAGAGGCAGGTGTATGTTCTTTCTGGACCTCAGCTTCTCAACCTGTAAAATTGGGGATCTGAGTGCTTAGATCCCTCTGGCCCCTTCTGAGCACGGAGCCCAGATCC
This genomic stretch from Choloepus didactylus isolate mChoDid1 chromosome 6, mChoDid1.pri, whole genome shotgun sequence harbors:
- the PLEKHB1 gene encoding pleckstrin homology domain-containing family B member 1 isoform X1, which encodes MALVRGGWLWRQSSILRRWKRNWFALWLDGTLGYYHDETAQDEEDRVLIHFNVRDVKIGKECHDVQPPEGRSRDGLLTVNLREGNRLHLCAETRDDALAWKTALLEANSTPAPAGATVPPRSRRVCPKVRCVTCSWSPCKVERRIWVRVYSPYQDYYEVVPPNAHEATYVRSYYGPPYAGPGVTHVVVREDPFYNSGAPLAMGMLAGAATGAALGSLMWSPCWF
- the PLEKHB1 gene encoding pleckstrin homology domain-containing family B member 1 isoform X2, whose amino-acid sequence is MALVRGGWLWRQSSILRRWKRNWFALWLDGTLGYYHDETAQDEEDRVLIHFNVRDVKIGKECHDVQPPEGRSRDGLLTVNLREGNRLHLCAETRDDALAWKTALLEANSTPVRVYSPYQDYYEVVPPNAHEATYVRSYYGPPYAGPGVTHVVVREDPFYNSGAPLAMGMLAGAATGAALGSLMWSPCWF